In one Zobellia galactanivorans genomic region, the following are encoded:
- the coaBC gene encoding bifunctional phosphopantothenoylcysteine decarboxylase/phosphopantothenate--cysteine ligase CoaBC: MLGGKNILLGITGGIAAYKTTFLVRLLIKAGADVKVILTESASSFVSPLTLATLSKNPVLSSFVHKDEGETDWNNHVELGLWADLMLVAPATANTLSKMASGTCDNLLLASYLSAKCPVFFAPAMDLDMYRHPSTKIAFEKLRSFGNIMIPATSGELASGLHGEGRMAEPEDIVGFIKAYLQKGLPLSGKKVLITAGPTYEAIDPVRFIGNHASGQMGYELAKVAANLGAHVTLVSGPSHLAVSHDLVDLKKVSSAEEMYNEVHLHYKEMDIAICAAAVADYRPKTVANQKIKKKETEFSIELVKTKDILLSLGDQKEKQFLVGFALETENELDNAIGKLKKKNLDAIVLNSLNDKGAGFGKPTNKITFIDKNSEIKPFELKTKAEVAKDIFDEILKRYHA; this comes from the coding sequence ATGCTAGGCGGAAAGAACATCCTTTTAGGCATTACCGGAGGGATTGCCGCTTATAAAACTACCTTTCTTGTACGTTTACTGATTAAAGCTGGCGCCGATGTCAAAGTTATTTTGACGGAGAGCGCCAGCTCTTTTGTTTCCCCACTTACCCTGGCAACGCTTTCTAAAAATCCGGTACTTTCCTCTTTTGTTCACAAAGATGAAGGGGAGACCGATTGGAACAACCATGTGGAACTCGGGCTGTGGGCAGACTTGATGTTAGTGGCGCCCGCTACGGCAAATACATTGTCGAAAATGGCCTCGGGTACGTGCGATAATTTGCTGTTGGCCTCGTACTTGTCGGCTAAATGTCCGGTATTTTTTGCCCCGGCAATGGATTTGGATATGTACAGGCATCCGTCTACAAAAATCGCTTTTGAAAAATTACGGTCTTTCGGTAATATTATGATTCCCGCAACTTCGGGCGAATTGGCAAGCGGTCTTCATGGTGAAGGACGTATGGCCGAACCTGAAGATATTGTAGGCTTCATTAAGGCCTATCTGCAAAAAGGGCTTCCGCTTAGCGGAAAAAAGGTCCTGATTACTGCCGGACCCACCTATGAAGCCATTGACCCCGTCCGTTTTATCGGAAATCATGCTTCTGGGCAAATGGGTTATGAGTTGGCAAAGGTGGCTGCAAATTTAGGGGCACACGTTACTTTGGTCTCTGGGCCTTCCCATCTTGCCGTTTCGCACGACCTTGTCGATTTAAAAAAAGTAAGCTCTGCGGAAGAAATGTACAATGAGGTGCACTTGCATTACAAAGAAATGGATATTGCCATTTGCGCTGCTGCGGTAGCCGATTATAGGCCTAAAACGGTGGCTAATCAAAAAATAAAGAAAAAAGAAACTGAATTTTCGATTGAATTGGTGAAGACCAAAGACATCTTGCTCTCATTGGGTGACCAGAAGGAAAAACAGTTTTTGGTTGGTTTTGCTTTAGAGACAGAAAATGAACTGGATAATGCGATAGGCAAGCTTAAAAAGAAAAATTTAGACGCCATTGTTCTTAACTCATTGAACGATAAGGGTGCCGGTTTTGGAAAACCTACGAACAAAATCACTTTCATAGATAAGAATTCTGAAATTAAGCCGTTTGAACTAAAGACAAAGGCAGAGGTGGCCAAAGACATTTTTGACGAAATCTTGAAAAGATACCATGCGTAA
- a CDS encoding DNA-directed RNA polymerase subunit omega yields the protein MNMNDLKNSKAPVSTVTINKNEFDKPTGNIYEAISITAKRAVQINSEIKKELLEKLEEFATYSDSLEEVFENKEQIEVSKFYEKLPKPHALAVEEWLNDKIYHRNTEKDQ from the coding sequence ATGAATATGAACGATCTTAAAAATTCGAAAGCTCCCGTTTCTACGGTAACGATCAATAAAAATGAGTTTGATAAGCCGACGGGTAATATCTATGAGGCAATTTCGATCACAGCAAAGAGGGCGGTACAGATCAATTCCGAAATCAAAAAGGAACTTCTAGAGAAATTGGAAGAGTTCGCTACCTATAGCGATAGTTTGGAAGAGGTTTTTGAGAATAAAGAACAGATAGAAGTTTCTAAATTCTACGAAAAACTACCAAAACCACATGCCTTGGCCGTTGAAGAGTGGTTGAACGACAAAATATATCACAGAAATACGGAGAAAGACCAGTAG
- a CDS encoding outer membrane protein assembly factor BamD, with protein MRLLAPILLLALVFQSCSEYQKVLKNEEVKPKYDLAQKFYEQGDMKRANRLFEQIAPKYVGKPQGERVMFFLADTYFQRKDYNMAGYQFERFVKSYPKSDKVAEASFLGAKSYFMLSPSYSLDQTDTDKALAKLQLFINTYPDSEYFAEANAMAKELTTKKEHKAYEIAKQFNKLGQFDYSFLTPAVAAFDNFISDFPGSIYREDALFYRFESASRFALNSFRRLQEERLRDAVADYNALKKHFPDTKYGEEADKILEKVNSELKGFSQEKEAK; from the coding sequence ATGAGGTTATTAGCCCCTATCTTATTACTTGCCTTGGTATTTCAATCCTGTAGCGAATACCAAAAGGTTCTTAAAAATGAAGAAGTAAAGCCCAAATATGATCTGGCTCAGAAGTTCTATGAGCAAGGTGATATGAAAAGGGCCAATCGTCTTTTTGAACAAATCGCACCTAAGTATGTGGGGAAGCCACAGGGGGAGCGGGTCATGTTCTTCTTGGCGGATACCTATTTTCAGAGAAAGGATTACAACATGGCGGGCTATCAGTTCGAACGGTTTGTTAAGTCCTATCCTAAAAGTGATAAGGTGGCCGAAGCTTCCTTTTTAGGGGCAAAGAGTTATTTTATGCTTTCACCAAGCTATTCCTTGGATCAAACGGATACCGATAAGGCCTTGGCCAAATTGCAGCTTTTTATTAACACCTATCCCGATTCGGAATATTTTGCGGAAGCCAATGCCATGGCCAAGGAGCTGACCACGAAAAAGGAGCATAAGGCCTATGAAATAGCCAAGCAGTTCAATAAACTAGGGCAGTTCGATTACTCGTTCCTGACCCCTGCGGTAGCGGCCTTCGATAATTTTATCTCCGATTTTCCGGGGTCTATTTATAGGGAGGATGCCTTGTTTTACCGATTTGAATCGGCTTCGCGGTTTGCCTTAAATAGCTTTAGAAGATTACAGGAAGAACGATTACGGGATGCCGTAGCGGACTACAATGCCTTGAAGAAGCATTTTCCTGATACAAAATACGGCGAAGAGGCCGATAAGATACTTGAAAAAGTAAATTCAGAATTAAAGGGTTTTTCCCAAGAGAAAGAAGCAAAATAA